In the genome of Mytilus trossulus isolate FHL-02 unplaced genomic scaffold, PNRI_Mtr1.1.1.hap1 h1tg000249l___fragment_2___debris__unscaffolded, whole genome shotgun sequence, one region contains:
- the LOC134701686 gene encoding uncharacterized protein LOC134701686, producing the protein MNISEKEPMSIEDNEKYTITKTEEYRSITVEHCNKAGNSGTSITDHKEPIMAEQGYEHGESVLSKTIKKNFVRICELLEAFPLSDYLLQHDVITMAEHTELRQKSKYCQSDANDDLLKKLCKREFDPKILETALRETKQTGVLRMLFVTMY; encoded by the coding sequence ATGAATATATCCGAGAAAGAACCTATGTCTATTGAAGATAATGAGAAATACACTATTACAAAAACTGAGGAATATAGGTCAATTACAGTTGAGCATTGCAACAAAGCAGGAAATTCGGGAACCAGTATAACAGATCACAAAGAACCAATAATGGCTGAGCAAGGATATGAACATGGTGAATCTGTTTTATCCAAAACAATTAAGAAAAATTTTGTTAGGATATGTGAACTTCTCGAGGCTTTTCCTCTAAGTGACTATCTTCTCCAACATGACGTCATTACAATGGCGGAACATACTGAACTCAGACAGAAATCGAAGTACTGTCAATCTGATGCAAATGACgatttattgaaaaaactttGTAAGCGAGAATTTGATCCCAAAATTCTAGAGACAGCTTTAAGAGAGACTAAACAAACTGGTGTACTAAGAATGCTATTCGTTACTATGTATTAA